Within Kutzneria chonburiensis, the genomic segment GCCGCAGCCTGGGAACGCACCCGCCACCTCACCGACCCGGCCCAGGTCGCCGAGGTCGACCAGGCCCTGGCCGAGCAGGCCGCCGGCATGACCCGGACGCAGGTGTGCCGCAAGGCCACCGCGCTGGTCGCCAAAGCCGACCCCGACGGCCACGAGCAACGCTGCCACAAAGCCAAAAACGACCGGCAAGTCGGGATCTCCGCCTTGCCCGACGGCATGGCCAAGCTCGTGTGGATCCTCCCCGCGACCGAGGCTCACCAGCTGTTCCAGCAGATCTGCGCGGATGCGAAGTCGCTGCCGAAGGATGAGCGCACCACCGACCAGAAACGCTCGGACGTGCTCTGGGATCGCTTGCGGGGCAAGCACACCAACTGGAACGTCCGCACCTTCGTGACCATCTCGATGGAGACCTTGCTTGGTCTCACGAATGACCCCGGCCTGCTCGCCGGCTACGGGCCGATCACGGCCGAAGCGGCCCGGGAACTGGCCATGCACGGCCCCTTCCGAGGCCTCCTCCTCGACGAGTACCAGCAGATCAGCGCCATCAGCACCGACACCTACCGACCCACCACCCTGATGAAAGAGACGTCCGTTGCTCGGGCCGGCGGGACCTGCACCGCCCCCGGCTGCACCCTGCCCATCCAGGAACACGACCACATCACCCCCTGGCCCACAGGCCGCACCCAAGCCACCAACCTCCAAGGGCTCTGCACCTGGCACCACCACCGCAAACACGACAACTACACAGTGACCCAGGATTCAGACGGCACCACTCACTGGATCACCCCGGCCGGCCGCCACCACACCACCCGCCCCATGCGGCACTAACCGGGAAACGGGCACCGGGAAAAGGGTGCACAGTGGGAACTAAAACCCAGCCACCACCATTCCTTCACACACCGATCGCCAACTCCCCGAATTGGGTCGATTTTGTGTGGAGGGGCGCGATGGCGTACAATTGACAGGCCAAGGGCAGGCTCGTCCTGCCCGCTTTTAGCCCTTGGGCCATCGCGCAGAGGCTCCACACCAAATCGACCCATAAACCGAAGTCCCCCGGGAAACTACACGGCACGCGCACCAAACCCAACCCCCACAAAGGGCGGGTGGGTGGGCCACCAAACCCAACCCACAAACCCAACCCACAAACCCACCCCACCACCCACCAACACTCACACCCACAAACAACCCTCAACCGCCCCAGACCTCACCTCAACCGCCGAGCCGTCTGATGCGCCGTAGCCAATTCCCTTCGAGCCTGCGCCCGCATAGAATCTGGCAGCTCCTCCACCCCATGAAACAGCACCACAAAGTGCTGCATGCACATCATCAACAACGCCACCGGCTCCGCCTTCTCCCCCAGCGGCCCCGCACTCCCCGCCACCGCCTCCCGCAGCACGTCAAGCTCCCTCTCCAACCCCCGCACCACCTCCCCCAGCGGATATCCCCCACTCCCCCGCACCGGATGACCATCCAGCAACACCGCCACCCGCCGCGCCGCCCCCGCAATCGCCCCAGCCGCGCCCACCACCAACTCCCCGCTCATCGAACGGTCGCCCCCAACGCCTCCCGCAACGCATCCCCCGTGTGCGACCCCTCAATCCCCACCAGTTCCCCCGGCGGCCCGGAGAACAGCACCCGCCCACCAGCGCTCCCACCCTCCGGCCCCAGGTCGATCACCCAATCCGCGCGGGCAATCACCTCCAGGTTGTGCTCGATCACGATCACACTCGCGCCCCGCTCGGACACCAACCGCTCCAACACCTCCACCAACCGCTCCACATCGGACATGTGCAGCCCACTGGTCGGCTCATCCAGCACATACACCGCCCCATCCCGATGCAGATGCGACGCCAACTTGATCCGCTGGCACTCACCCCCGGACAAACTCGGCAAAGCCTGCCCGAGCCGCAAATACTCCAGCCCAACATCCACCAACCCACGCAACACCGACACCACCGAGGCCACCGAGGCCACCGAGGCCACCGAGGCCACCGACGCCACCGGCCTAACACCACCAAAGAACGCCACCGCCTCGGCCACCGTCAGGTCCAGCACATCGCCGATCGACAGCCCACCGAGCCGGTACGCCAACACCTCCGCGTTGTACCGCCGCCCCTCGCACGCCCCGCACACGCTGCTGATCCCGGCCAGGAAGCCGAGGTCGGTCACGATCACCCCGGCCCCCTCGCACTCCCGGCACGCCCCGGCCGAGTTGGCGCTGAACAGCCCCGCACCAACCCCGTTGGCCTTGGCGAACGCCTTGCGGATGGGGTCCATGGCCTCGGTGTAGGTCGCGACACTGGACCGCCGGTTGGCCGTCGGCGCGGACTGGTCGACGACGATCGCGTCGGGGTATCGCGCACTGTAAGACCCATACAGCAGTGAGCTCTTACCGGACCCGGCGACACCTGTGACCGCGGTCAGCACCCCGGTCGGGATCTCGACGCTGACGTCCCGCAGGTTGTTCAGCGTCACGCCGGTCAGCGGCATCCACCCGGTCGGGCGCCGCACCTGAGCCTTCAGCGACGGCCGTTCCTTCCAACACCGACCGGTGACGGTCCCTGAATCCGCCAGCGCCGCAACGGTTCCTTCGAAAACCACCTCGCCACCGGCCCCACCGGCCCCGGGACCGACGTCGATCACGTGGTCGGCGAAGCCGATCACGTCCCGGTCGTGTTCCACCACCAGCACGGTGTTTCCGTTGTCCCGCAACGTGGTCAGCAGCGAAGTCAGCCGGCCGACGTCCCGCGCGTGCAGCCCGATGCTCGGCTCGTCGAAGACGTACAGCAGGTCGGACAGCGTGCTGGCCAACTGCCGGACGATCTTGATCCGCTGCGATTCGCCGCCGGACAACGTGTCGGTGGCCCGGTCCAGCGACACATACCCGAGACCGATCTCCACCAGGTGCCCGACCCGCCGCCGGAGCCCGTCCAGCACCGGGGCGACGGCCGGCAAATTGAAGCCGGCCAACACGTCCAGCAGCGCCGAAGCCTCCAAAGAGGACAGTTCGGCGATGTTGTGACCATCGATCCGGGACTCCAACGCGGCCGGCGAGAGTCGGCTGCCGCCACAGTCCCCGCACACCGCCGAGGTCGTGAACCGCTCCACCATCTGCCGGGTGCGCTCCGAGGTCTCGCCGCTGTCCTTGCGCACGTACAGCCGCCGGAACTTGACCACTGCCCCCTCGTAGCCGGCGTTGATCTTCTGGCCGAGGTTCTCCACCTCGACGGTGCCACCCTCCCCGTACAGCAGGTCCTCCAGCTCCGCGGCCGAGAACGAGCCGACCGGGCGGTCCACGTCGAAGCGGTTGGCGAAGATCTGCCAGTGCCAGGTGCCGACCTTGAACGACGGCGCCAGCAGCGCGCCCTCGGCCAGCGACAACGCCGGATCGAGGAACACCGCCAGGTCGACGTCGGTGACCACGCCGAGCCCCTCGCACGTGGCGCACATGCCCGACGGCATGTTGAACGAGAACGCATCCGCCGGCCCGATGTACGGGTCGCCGGCGCGGGAGAACAGCAGCCGCAGCAGCGGGGCGATGTCGGTGATGGTGCCGACGGTCGACCGCGATCCGCCGCCGAGCCGTCGCTGGTCGACCAGGACCACGGCCGGCAGGTGCTCGATGAGGTCGACGTCCGGCCGCGCCCGATGGGGCAGGAAACTGCGGACGAAGGCGGGCAGGGTCTCGTGCAGCTGCCGCTGGGCCTCCGCCGCGATGGTGTCGAACACGAGCGACGACTTGCCGGAGCCGGACACGCCGGTCACCACGGTGATCGTCCGCTTGGGTATGTCCACGTCCACGCCGGTCAGGTTGTGCTCGCGGGCGCCCAGTACCCGAACGAATTCCATGGCTTCAAGCGTATCGTTGAACCGCCCAGTGCAGACTTTTCCAGTACGACCGGGGGAAACGTGGTAAAAACCCTCAATCGGCCGGTTGACCTGGCCCGACTCGTCGGGATATCACCGCAGCAGGTCCGCAACTACCTCGACGCGGGCGTCCTGCCGCCGGCCACGCGGTCCGACACCGGCTACCGCCAGCTCGACGACCGGCACCGGAAGGCACTGCTGGCCTACCGGGCGCTGGCCGCCGGCCACGGGTGGAACGCCGCCGGGGACATCATGCGCGCCATCCACGCCGACGACGTGCACCAAGCGCTGGCGCTGGTCGACGCCGGTCACGCCGAGCTGCACCGGCAGCGGGAAGCGCTGCGGCTGACCGCCGACGCGCTGGAAACGGTTGTGGACAGCGAACCTCCGCAGCGGGCGGCCATGCGGATCGGCGAGCTCGCGGCCCACCTCGGCGTCCGCACCTCCGCGCTTCGGGTCTGGGAGGACGCCGAACTGCTGACGCCGCAACGGGATCCGGCCACCGGCTATCGCACGTACGGGCCGCGGGAGATCAGGGACGCGCGGATCATCCTGATGCTGCGTCACGGCATGCACGGCTTGCCACAGATCCGGCCGATCCTGGACGATCTGCGCCGCAGCGGCAGCCGCGACGCCTTGGCGGTGGCGATCGCCCAGCGGCACGCCGACCTGGGCCGTCAGGCCGAGGCCATGCTGGCCGCCGCTGCCCTGCTGCACGCCTACCTGGGCAGATAACGGTCCAGGCGTTAGCCGGCCGGATGTTTCAATGTCGCGGTGGATCGAATCGACCGGCAGATCCTTTCGGAGCTGCAACGCGACGGCAGGCTCAGCAACGCCGAGCTGGCCGAACGAGTGGGCCTCACGCCGTCGCCGTGCCTGCGCCGGGTGAACCGACTCGAGCAGGACGGTGTGATCCGCGGCTACCGGGCCCGGCTGGACCCGGCGGCGGTCGGCCGCGGCTTCCAGGCGTTCGTCAGCGTGGTGATGGCCAAGGAGGACCGGCCGACGGTGGCGGAGTTCGAGCAGCGGATCGCCGAGCTGCCCGAGGTGGTGGAGGCGATGCGGCTGTTCGGCGATCCGGACTACCTGCTGCGGATCGCGGTCGCCGACATCGCGGCGTACGAGCGGCTGCACACCGACACGCTGTCGCTGCTACCGGGCGTTGCCCGCCTTACTTCGCACCTGACCATGAAACAGGTGAAAGAGGATGCAGGATTGCCGGTCGAAACGGCCATTACGCCCTGACCCGCTGGCACCATGGACAAGGTGAAGCTCGACAAGGCATGGATCCAGGACCCGTGGCCGCTCTACGCCGAGATGCGCCGCCAGGGGCCGCTGCGCCGCGTGACCATGCCCGACGGCGTGCCCGGCTGGCTGGTGACCGACCACGCGCAGGCCCGGGCGCTGCTCGACGACCGCAGGCTGAGCAAGAACGTCGTACGGGCGCGGCCGCTGTTCCCGCCGAACGCGGCTGCCGGCTACGGCACGCGGCTGTCCGAGCACATGCTCAACGACGACCCGCCCAACCACACCCGGCTGCGCAAGCTGGTCACGAAGGCGTTCACCAGCCGGGCGGTGAGCCGGTTGCGGCCGCGGATCGAGCAGATCGTCGACGAGCTGCTGGACGGCATCGACGGCGAGACCGACTTCATCGAGTCCTTCGCCTTCCCGCTGCCCATCGCGGTGATCAGCGAGCTGCTCGGCGTGCCACCTGAGGATCACTCACGGATCCGGGCCTGGAGCAAGATCTTCGTGTCCGGAGTGACGGGTACACCGTTGGCCGAGGCGGCCCGTGACCAGGATCGGCTGCTGCGGGACCTGATCCGGGCCAAGCGGGCGGTGCCGACCGAGGACCTGCTCAGCGATCTCGTGCACGTGTCGGACGAGGGCGACCAGCTGTCCGAGGACGAGCTGGTGTCGATGGCCTTCCTGCTGCTGTTCGCCGGCCACGAGACGACCGTGCACCTGCTCGGCAACGCCGTGTACCAGCTGCTGACCAACCCCAAGCAGCAGGAGCTGCTGCGCGGCGATCCCGGTCTGCTGCCCGGCGCGGTCGAGGAGTTCCTGCGCATCGGCAGCCCGATCCACATCGCCACGCTGCGGTTCACCACCGAGGCCGTGTCCGTCGACGACGTGGAGATCCCGGCCGGCGAGTTCGTGATGATCTCGCTGCTGGCCGCCAACGCCGACGAGGCCCGGTTCGACGACCCGCACGAGCTGGACCTGACCCGGCCGGCCGGCGGGCATCTGGCCTTCGGGCACGGCATCCACTACTGCCTCGGCGCGCCGCTGGCCCGGCTGGAGGGCGAGATCGCCATCGGCCGGCTGCTGGCCCGGTTCCCGTCGCTGCGGCTGGCCGTCGACCCGGCCGAGCTGCACTGGCGGACCAGCACGCTGGTGCACGGGCTGCGGCAGCTGCCGATAATTGCCTCGACAGATGCGGTGTGATGGAGGCACGCACACCCGCTGAGGAGCTGCCCCGTTGTCCGTGCACGTCGACGTCCCGCAGGCCCGACGCCTGGTGGCCGCGCAGTTCCCGGAGTGGGCCGAGCTCGAGGTGAGACCGGTGCCGTCGTCCGGCGTCGACAACATCAGTTTTCGGCTGGGTGACGACAAGCTGCTGCGGATGCCGCGGTTCGCCCGCTGGACCGGGCAGGTCACGCGGGAGCAGCGCTGGCTGCCCCGGCTGGCCCCGCACCTGCCGCTGGCCGTGCCGACGCCGCTCGGCCAGGGTCGGCCCGGCGAGGGGTATCCGTTCCCCTGGTCGGTCTACGACTGGATCGACGGCAGCAACGCCGATCGGCTCACCGACCACCGCCAGGCGGCCGTCGACCTCGCCGACTTTCTGTTGGCGCTACGGGAGATCGACGCCACCGACGGGCCGCCGCCCGAGTGGAGCAACGGTTTCCGCGGCGTCGATCTGCACGACGACCGTGACTCGCCGGTCGTCGCGTCCCGGATGCGGGAGCGCATTGCCGTGCTGGAAGGCTTTTTCGACGTCGACGCCGTGACCGAGGTCTGGCAGACCGGGCTCGACGCGCCCACCTGGGACGGGCCGCCCGCCTGGGTCCATGGCGATCCCGTCGGGGCCAACATGATCGCCAAGGACGGCCGGCTGGCCGCTGTGATCGACTTCGGCACCCTCGCCGTCGGTGATCCGGCCTGCGATCTCATTGCCGCGTGGGGCTTTCTGCCCGCCGGCGCACGCGAGGAGTTCCGCCGGCTGCTGGCCGTGGACGACGCCACCTGGGCCCGTGGGCGGGTCTGGGGTCTGACGTCGATCCTGCCGTCCAAGGCCGGCCTCGCCGACCCGGTGCAGGCCGCCCGAGCCCACCAGGCGTTGACCGAGATCATCGACGGATGATCGTGCACCCCGTGGTCCGCCGTCGGGCCGAGCAGGAGGGGACGGTCGGCGAGAAGTGGTTGGCCGACCTGGATTCCCTGCTCGCGTCGATGGCCGAGCGGTGGGGGTTGGACGTCGGCGAACAGCTGGACGGCGGCTTCGGGTCGGTGGTGTTCCGGGTGCGGACGGCCGAGCGGGAGGCCGTGCTCAAGCTGGCCGTGCCCGGCACCATGGTCGCCCAGGAGGCCGCCGCGCTGGGACATCCTGGGTACGCCACGCTCTACGCCAGCGACCTCGACACCGGCGCGCTGCTGCTGGAGTCACTCGGCCCGCACATGCAGTTGCCGCCGATGGAGATGGTCACCGAGCTCGGCAAACTACTGCGGATCGCTTGGCGGGCAACGGATGCGCCCCTCCATCCGCAGGCCGACCTCCTCGCCCGATTGATCACGGACCTGTGGCGGGATCTTCGGCCGCCCTACCCCGATTCCCTGCTGACCACGGCCTTGCGGACGGCCGCGAAACGGGCCGCCGACACCAGCCGCCGGGTGGTCGTGCACGGGGATCCCCACTGCGGCAACGCCCTCCAGAGCACCGACGGTTACCTCTTCGTCGACCCCGACGGCTACGTCGGCGATCCCGCCTACGACTGCGGCGTCGTGCTGCGCGACACCACCGCCGCCGAGTTTCCCGCCCTGTGCCGGCAACTCGCGACGATCACCGGCCTGCCGTTCGAGGCCATCGCCGAATGGGCCTTCGTCGAACGGGTCTCCACCGGCCTCCACCTGCTCGGCCTCGGCGACGCCGAGCGCTCGAAGTCCTTCCTGGACACCGCCCTGCACTCCGTCGAAACGTGCTGAGTCTTTCAGTGCTGAGCGCGATACGCCCCCGGGGTAATGCCGAGGCGCTGCACGAACACCCGTCGCAAGGTCTCGTCGCTGCCGAAGCCGCTGCGGGCGGCGGCGGAAGCGACGGTGTGCCCACGGGACAACAGGTCCTGGGCGGCCTCCAGCCGGACGAGCTCGACGTAGCGGGCGGGCGTGGTGCCGATCTCGTCGTGGAACAGCCGGGAGAGCTGCCGAGGGCTGACGGAAGCCTTGGCGGACATGGTGGTCACGGTCCAGTGCTCGGCGGGATCGAGGGCGACGGCGTCCAACAGGGTCCGAAGTGGACTGTCCTGGCCGACGTGCGCCCTTGACGGGGCGGAGAACTGCGACTGCCCGCCGGGGCGCTGCATGAAGACGACCATGGACTGCGCGACTTCGGCGGCAAGGGAAGGGCCATGGTCCTCCTCCACCAACGACAGCGCCAGGTCGACCCCGGAGCTGACGCCGGCCGAGGTGACAATGGAGCCGTCCCGCACGTACAACGCGTCGGACTGCACGGAAACGCGCGGATACCGTTGGGCGAACAACGAGACCTGCCGCCAATGGGTCGTCGCCCTGCGGCCGTCCAACAACCCGATCTCGGCCAGCAGAAAGGATCCGGTGCACACGGAGGTGATCCGCGACGCGCCGGAAACCAGCTGCCGCACGGCCTCCACCACAGCGCCGCCGAACGGGAAGTCGACCATGCCGTAGGCACCGGGCACGAGCACTGTCCCATCAGGACTGTCGACCGGCCCGTCCACGCCCAACGTGGTGCCGCTGGCGGTACGGACGGGCTGCCCGTCCGGCGACACGACCCGCAGTTCATACGAGGCGCCGAGCCGGTTGGCGTGGCCGAACACGTCGGACGGCCCGGCGACGTCGATCATCGTCACGCCGTCGAAGGCCAGGATGGTCACGCGGTGAGGCACACCGCAGATGATGCCAGCACGTCCCGGTACCGCGCCGCATGCGCGGCCAGCTCGGCGTCGGTGACGCCGCGCACGTCGTGCAGCACCAACGGCGGCGCGAAGTCCATGCCGACCCGGCGGGCGGTGTTCTCCAGCGGCGCCAACAGAACCTCCATCGGGTACCGGTGGAAACCGCCGTCCCGGTACGCCTCCTCGACGCCGCCGGTGGACGTCACGACCTGCAACGTCTTGCCGGCCAGCAGCCCGCGCGGCCCGTCGTAGGCGAAGCCACCGACCAGCACCTCGTCCATCCACTGTTTGAGCAGCGCCGGCACCGCGTACCACTGGAACGGGAACTGGAAGACGATCAGGTCGTGCTCGGACACGAGCCGCTGCTCACGCGGCACGTCGATGATGCGGTCCGGGTACGAGACGTGCAGGTCGTGCAGCGTCACCCCGGGCTGCCCGGCGACGGCTTCGGCCAGCGCCGCGTTGATCCGCGACCGGGACAGGTTCGGGTGGTCCAGCAACACCAGTGTCATACCCGAAAACTAGGTTCCGGCCGGCGCCGGCGGACCCCGGGATCGGGCCGGGAAGTCCCCAGATCGGGCATGCACTTTACTGGCCGGCATGGGTTCTCTGGACGGAATCGTGGTGGCCGACTTCTCCCGGGTGCTGGCCGGGCCGTACTGCACCATGCTGCTGGCCGACCTGGGCGCGGACGTGATCAAGGTGGAGAGCCCGCGCGGCGACGACACCCGGCAGTGGCTGCCGCCGGCGAACGCGGACGGCGTCGGCACGTACTACCTGGCGGTCAACCGCAACAAACGGTCCATCGCCCTGGACCTGACCGATCCGACCGACGCCGAAGCCGCCCGAGAGCTGGCCACCAGAGCGGATGTGCTGGTGCACAACCTGAGGCCCGGCGCGATGGAACGCTTCGGCCTCGGCTACGACGACGTGGCGGCGACCAATCCCACGGCCGTCTACTGCTCGATCAGCGGCTTCGGCCCCGACTCCGACCTGCCCGGCTACGACCTCCTGGTGCAGGCGATGTCCGGCATGATGAGCCTCACCGGCGCACCCGACGGGCCACCGTTCCGGGCCGGCGTCGCGGTGATCGACGTGATGACCGGCCTGCACGCGGCGACCGGCATCCTGGCGGCGCTGCACCACCGGGACGTCACGGGGCAGGGCCAGCACGTGCGGACGAACCTGTTGTCGGCGGCGCTGTCCTCGCTGGTCAACCAGACCTCGGCCTACGTGGCCGGCGGCGTGGTGCCGCACCGCATGGGCAACGAGCACCTGAGCCTCTACCCGTACGAGCCGATGGCCACCGGCGACGGTGAGCTGATCATCGCCGTCGGCAACGACCCGCAGTTCCGGCGGCTGGCCGCGGCCATCGGCGCGCCGGAACTGGCCGACGACACCAGGTTCGCCACCATGGCCCGGCGCAACGCCAACCGTCAGGAGCTGCGCCGCCTGCTGCTGGCCCGGCTGGCCGAGAAGCCGGCCCAGGAGTGGTTCCGCATCCTGGCCGACGCCGACATCCCGTCCGGGCCGATCAACGACGTCCGCCAGGGCGTCGATCTGGCCACGGAGCTGGGCCTCGACCCGATCGCGTACGCCGGCGGCGTGCCGACGGTCCGCAATCCGCTCACCCTGTCGGCCACGCCCACCCGGCACGATCTCGCGCCGCCGAAGCTGGATGAGCACGGCGCCGAGATCAGGGCGTGGCTGGGCCGGAACTAGCCTTCTTCCGCTCACGGTAGGCCCGCATCGCCGCTCTGGAGGCGCAGCCGGGCGAGCAGTAGACGGCCGAGCCGTTGCGGGTCTGGTCGACGAACACCCATCGGCACGGATGGGCCCGGCAGGTCTTGAGCCGGGCCCATTTCCCGGACAGCGACAGCTCGACCACGGCCGCCAGCACCTCGCCGAAGACCCCGGGCTGGGCCGGCTGCAACTCGACGCCCGAAGCGGTGATCACCGGGGTCAGAGGATGACGCAAAGCCATGCGCCGCAAGCGTTCCTCCGCTTCAGCCAGGCGACCCGCGGCCACGTCGGCGTTGTGCGTGCGGACGACGTCGATCAGCGCCTCCCGCAGCTCCCGGGCGGCCGCCGCGTCGGCGTCCGACGCCTCCGCCGGCAGCCCGCGCTCGGCCAGCCACGAGCGGTAGTGCTCCCCGTCCATGAAGCGGTCCACCCGGCTGGGATCGACCGCCGAGCCGTCGTGCGAGTTGACGAAGCTGAGGACCAGATCCATGTTAGGAGCGTAATCGTCTAGCCCATAACTCCACAACCCCCGCCATCGGTTGGACGTTAGCGTCAAACCGACTACGGTCACCACTGCACGGCACGAGGAGGCAGTGGTGCGGAAGATTCCGTTGAACCTGTTCGGCACGGCGTTCGGCACCGCGGGCCTGGGCGGCACGTGGCTGACCGCCGCCGCGCAGGGCTACGCGCCGACCGCCGTCGGCATCGTGCTGCTGGCCGTCGCCGCCGTGCTCTGGGCCGTCGTCCTCGGCTGCTACGGCACGTACGCCATCAGGCAGAACGCGCTGGTCAAGGACCTCGTGGACCCGATCGGCGGCCCGTTCGCCGCGCTGGCCCTGATCACGCCGATGCTGATCGCCGGCCAGACGCTCCCCCGCCCCGCCGCGACGGTGATCGTCGACGTGTTCGCCACGCTGATCGTCCTGCACGGCTCGTGGTTCACCGGCCAGCTGATCTACGCCGGCATGGACTTCGACCAGCTGCACCCCGGCTACTTCCTGCCCAGCGCGGCCGGCGGCTTCGTGGCCGCGGCCAGCGCCGCCACGGTCGGCCAGCACGAGTTCGGCGTGCTGCTGCTGGGTTTCGGCATCATCTCGTGGCTGATCCTCGGCTCGCTGATCCTGGGCCGGCTGGTGTTCCGCCCGCCGCTGCCCGACCCGCTGATCCCGACCATCGCCATCGAGGTGGCGCCGGCCGCCGTGGCCAGCCTCGCCTACTTCACCCTGTTCGGTGACCGCGTCGACACCGTCGCCGCCCTGCTCGGCGGCTACGGCCTGCTGATGGTGCTGGCCCAGCTGCGCCTGCTGCCCCGCTACGCCCGACTCCGCTTCGCGCCGAGCTTCTGGGCCTTCACGTTCGCCTGGGCCGGCGTCGCCACCGCCGCGCTGCACTGGCTGGGTTGGGAGCGCCCGGTCGGCCAGGGTCTTTGGACCTGTCTCGTGCTCGCCGCGATCACCACACTGGTCGCCGCCATCGCC encodes:
- a CDS encoding CaiB/BaiF CoA transferase family protein, whose protein sequence is MGSLDGIVVADFSRVLAGPYCTMLLADLGADVIKVESPRGDDTRQWLPPANADGVGTYYLAVNRNKRSIALDLTDPTDAEAARELATRADVLVHNLRPGAMERFGLGYDDVAATNPTAVYCSISGFGPDSDLPGYDLLVQAMSGMMSLTGAPDGPPFRAGVAVIDVMTGLHAATGILAALHHRDVTGQGQHVRTNLLSAALSSLVNQTSAYVAGGVVPHRMGNEHLSLYPYEPMATGDGELIIAVGNDPQFRRLAAAIGAPELADDTRFATMARRNANRQELRRLLLARLAEKPAQEWFRILADADIPSGPINDVRQGVDLATELGLDPIAYAGGVPTVRNPLTLSATPTRHDLAPPKLDEHGAEIRAWLGRN
- a CDS encoding CGNR zinc finger domain-containing protein, with the protein product MDLVLSFVNSHDGSAVDPSRVDRFMDGEHYRSWLAERGLPAEASDADAAAARELREALIDVVRTHNADVAAGRLAEAEERLRRMALRHPLTPVITASGVELQPAQPGVFGEVLAAVVELSLSGKWARLKTCRAHPCRWVFVDQTRNGSAVYCSPGCASRAAMRAYRERKKASSGPATP